In a single window of the Rhopalosiphum padi isolate XX-2018 chromosome 1, ASM2088224v1, whole genome shotgun sequence genome:
- the LOC132926934 gene encoding TATA-binding protein-associated factor 2N-like: MCGCGSSKVEKDSTYGDDTYGDGTYGDSTYDDGTYGNSRYNNHRKRRRQNHTIGDNNHYSSDTYPAGDSNYVSSYHNDNRRDSDGCCDCFGGDGDGDCYGGDGDGDCYGDGDGGDCGGDGGGDGGGDGGGD, translated from the coding sequence ATGTGTGGGTGCGGAAGTAGTAAAGTAGAAAAGGATAGTACTTACGGCGATGATACTTACGGCGATGGTACTTACGGCGATAGTACTTATGACGATGGTACTTACGGCAATAGTAGATACAATAACCATCGCAAACGTCGTCGCCAAAATCATACCATTGGCGACAATAATCATTACAGCTCAGACACCTACCCCGCTGGCGATTCTAATTACGTTAGTAGTTATCATAACGATAATCGTCGAGACAGCGACGGCTGTTGCGATTGTTTTGGCGGTGACGGCGACGGTGATTGTTATGGCGGTGACGGCGACGGTGATTGCTATGGCGATGGCGATGGAGGTGACTGCGGAGGTGATGGTGGAGGCGACGGCGGAGGTGACGGCGGCGGCGACTAA